The Apium graveolens cultivar Ventura chromosome 6, ASM990537v1, whole genome shotgun sequence genome contains a region encoding:
- the LOC141665716 gene encoding uncharacterized protein LOC141665716, which yields MADMCDEISTLDTTRTSWKIKVRVTRMWPSNASATEMQRETLKGYNLIFLDEDNCHVHVFVYADQWKAIKDKVEDGALYVITNFHTKEAKENLKPVSTKILINFSHSTTVERVLEDDFVIPRHKFKFVDLGDLLSSGEVSTLPSSKVFLDLDNIFVIAMHHSSYVNIKKYYTKLQSKYMILVLVWKLFFSTVKVQSIEETDWWYSGCIDCEGEVEKSGTIFKCTLCPKVMLDPEKRYKIVILGEDSTEVLNFILMDRAVKRLMGMTVTKMIASLNHRPSNQTFNVLIINESVKYYFSQKY from the exons ATGGCAGATATGTGTGATGAAATATCAACACTTGATACAACACGAACTTCTTGGAAAATTAAGGTACGGGTCACAAGAATGTGGCCATCCAACGCATCTGCAACGGAGATGCAGAGAGAAACACTTAAAGGCTACAATTTGATTTTTCTTGACGAAGAT AACTGTCATGTGCATGTCTTTGTCTATGCTGATCAATGGAAAGCTATTAAAGATAAAGTAGAAGACGGAGCTCTTTATGTGATAACAAACTTCCATACTAAAGAGGCAAAAGAAAACTTGAAACCGGTGTCGACAAAGATTCTGATCAACTTTTCTCACTCGACCACTGTTGAAAGAGTTCTTGAGGATGATTTTGTAATACCACGTCACAAGTTTAAGTTTGTCGATTTGGGAGACTTGCTAA GTTCAGGTGAGGTTAGTACCTTACCATCTTCAAAGGTGTTCTTGGATTTGGATAATATTTTTGTGATTGCAATGCATCACAG CTCTTATGTAAACATAAAAAAATATTACACTAAATTACAATCTAAGTATATGATCCTGGTTTTGGTATGGAAGCTTTTTTTCTCAACTGTGAAAGTTCAGAGTATTGAGGAAACAGATTGGTGGTATAGTGGATGCATTGATTGTGAAGGAGAAGTTGAGAAATCTGGTACTATATTTAAGTGTACATTGTGCCCAAAAGTAATGCTTGATCCAGAAAAAAG ATATAAGATTGTCATCCTCGGAGAAGACTCTACTGAAGTGCTTAACTTCATTTTGATGGATCGCGCTGTCAAAAGGTTGATGGGAATGACTGTTACAAAGATGATTGCATCATTGAAT CATCGGCCTTCTAATCAAACATTCAATGTTCTTATTATAAATGAATCAGTCAAGTACTACTTTTCCCAAAAATATTAA